CCCGGCCAGGAAGCGGGCCACCGCCAGGCCGTTGGCGTTCTGGCGCTCCACCCGCAGGGCCAGGGTCTTCAGCCCCCGCAGGATCAGGTAGGCCGCGTGGGGGTCGACGATACAGCCCAGCATGTTGTGGGCCTGACGCAGGGGCGTCATCAGGTCGTGGCTGCCGATGACCGCACCGGCCATGACATCGTTGTGGCCGGCCAGGTATTTGGTCACGCTATGAACGACCAGGTCGATGCCGTAGTCCAGGGCCCGCAGGTTCATGGGCGTGGCGAAGGTGGTATCCACCACCGTCTTGACCTGGTGGCGGTGGCCGATCTCGGCCAGGCGGGCCAGGTCGGCGCAGCGCATGAAGGGGTTGGTGGGGGATTCGGTGAAGATGACCCGGGTGTTGGGGCGGATGGCGGCCTCAATGGCCTGACAGTCGCCGCAGGGCACCACCGTGGTCTCGATGCCGTAGCGGGCCAGAAACTTCTGGCAGTAGGCCAGGGTGGTGTGGTAGCAGTCATCGGTCATGATCAGGTGGTCGCCGCTGTTCATCAGCAGGAGCAGGGTGCTGGTGACCGCCGCCATCCCGCTGCTGACCAGCATGGCTTCCTGCCCCCCCTCCAGCTCGGCCAGCTTGGCCTCCACGGCCCGCACGGTGGGATTGCCGTAGCGGCCATACTCCTCCCGCAACGGCTCATCCCAGAACATCCGCTCTTCCATATACTCCACCAGGGCCTGGCTGTCCCGGAAGGTGTAGACTGCCGTCTGGACGATGGGGACGGTGAGGCTGTCGTGGGCGCGGTAACGGCGCTCCCCGGCGTGGACGGCCTGGGTGGAGTTGGGGTATCGGGTTTCCGGACGGCCCGACGTCATGCCGTTCTGGCTGGCGGCTGGCAGCTCTGTATCGGTTGAACGCAGATCAGCGGACATGGGATCCTCCCTCGAGCATCTTAATTTGAACCCCTCAAATCTGGCCCAGCATAACACCGACGCCGGACATCTGTAAAATGATCGGGCTCGAAAGTGGGTTGGGCCAGCCGGGGGTGAATGCGCGCAAACAGCAGGTCAAAACCTATCGAAGCAGCCCCTTATATGGTATTATATGGTATAACTTTGCATTGCCTTTGAGCAAGCTGGATGCTGTAATTCCTGACGGCCGAGTGGCCAGACGCTTGCTTTGTCACAAAACGGGAATGTCGCAGAACGAGAGC
The window above is part of the Litorilinea aerophila genome. Proteins encoded here:
- a CDS encoding trans-sulfuration enzyme family protein, which encodes MSADLRSTDTELPAASQNGMTSGRPETRYPNSTQAVHAGERRYRAHDSLTVPIVQTAVYTFRDSQALVEYMEERMFWDEPLREEYGRYGNPTVRAVEAKLAELEGGQEAMLVSSGMAAVTSTLLLLMNSGDHLIMTDDCYHTTLAYCQKFLARYGIETTVVPCGDCQAIEAAIRPNTRVIFTESPTNPFMRCADLARLAEIGHRHQVKTVVDTTFATPMNLRALDYGIDLVVHSVTKYLAGHNDVMAGAVIGSHDLMTPLRQAHNMLGCIVDPHAAYLILRGLKTLALRVERQNANGLAVARFLAGHPKVRKVWYPGLDDHPDHEIARSTMRGFGGVVTFEIDGDGAMAHRFIDGLKIPTVGPSLGGVESLVSPIAVLGYNDLSPEECQALGIRDELVRLCLGIEDTQDLLDDLEQALDRL